Sequence from the bacterium genome:
CTTATCTTTAATGGGCATGCATTTTCGCATGGTGCACTGCGTTCAGCTATTACTGGTCTTACGTTCTTCCAGGTCCCCGTTTTCCTTACAAGGGTAACGCCTTGAGATACCGGGGCTTCTGGAAGATCTTTAATTGAATTTACCTGTATGGGTTTGATTTCCATAAAGCCTCCTTATTCCCTAATTTTTGTTAGTTTGTAAGCTTCTTCGCATGCTTTCTGGTTGGCATCCGGTTTTACAGGAACTTCCTCGGGTATTGATTCTAAAAGGGCTTTAAGCGGGATCAGTGATTCCAGTACCCTTGAGAAAGCACCGAGTATTGCAGTATTCACTATTGGTTGAGCTTTAGACCCAAGCCCATATTTCAATGCTATTTCAGTGGCATTAACAGTAGCTACTTTATACATATCAGGGATGTCAAGCTTTTGTGGATCTTCTGGGGTGTTGATTATGACCCAGCCACCTTCTTTAAGTCCTGCAAAGGTTTCTGGAATGGACAAAAG
This genomic interval carries:
- a CDS encoding 2-oxoacid:acceptor oxidoreductase family protein; this encodes LLSIPETFAGLKEGGWVIINTPEDPQKLDIPDMYKVATVNATEIALKYGLGSKAQPIVNTAILGAFSRVLESLIPLKALLESIPEEVPVKPDANQKACEEAYKLTKIRE